The following are from one region of the Populus trichocarpa isolate Nisqually-1 chromosome 8, P.trichocarpa_v4.1, whole genome shotgun sequence genome:
- the LOC7488350 gene encoding uncharacterized protein LOC7488350 isoform X1, with amino-acid sequence MVERLVIWSPAEMALVGYVSWEEVNVSSDKGRREVKYYLKKNDGGIDLAIIGKEKSLRHMSYYFAISIRSNFYSMTPPVKLKSRREVIDWLNSIVSGSLPHEPSIQAGSLDNSDASRLDMETFKDNQSQKLGHYYSEFLWLGSPWTCRKRKKHYESFCRNGVKISVHDFVYVLAEESKRLVAYLEDLYEDSKGNKMVMVRWFHKIDEVGIVLPHNFNDREIFFSRCLQDLSIECIDGLAIVLSPQHFKKFLNEAVRTRFNPFVCYKQFDNEEVTPFDITQVEGYWSQEILRYLTIPTSNYLANSQHPFSGSRGEGNDNDASRMRPKKMLRRSKDNDGVCTGSKELLTARYINMQSFHTSRVDGKTGYAFLSTAEVMQNPPQSLNVSSEVEVLSQDSGIRGCWFRASIIKKHKDKVKVRYQDISDAANEAQKLEEWVLVSRVAAPDQLAIRISGRTVVRPTPQFNKGQMASVADVGTAVDAWWNDAWWEGIVVHKETEDRIHVFFPGVKKESVFCCSDLRLSLEWLGNAWKHIKERPDILSHLSSCLERKQVTFISDESKLAEVAIPGSRQSGKANPECGDYPFESRLDMRKEVKALPDLSKDKLLAQLRWSSIKKRRRGSGSSGHKMHHNNNGGLRLSEVVGSNAGERFLIPTSLKVDHENCKYMGDSLFTCAVVQPLTGLVMSR; translated from the exons ATGGTGGAGAGGTTGGTGATTTGGTCGCCGGCGGAAATGGCGTTGGTGGGGTACGTGAGCTGGGAGGAGGTGAATGTGTCGAGCGATAAAGGAAGGAGAGAGGTGAAGTATTACCTGAAGAAAAACGACGGTGGAATAGATCTGGCTATTATAGGGAAAGAAAAGAGCTTGAGGCACATGTCTTATTATTTTGCAATTAGTATTCGGTCGAATTTTTATTCCATGACCCCCCCTGTGAAGCTCAAGTCCAGAAGAGAGGTTATTGATTGGCTCAATTCAATTGTTTCAG GTTCACTTCCTCATGAACCCTCCATCCAAGCAGGTTCCTTGGATAACAGTGATGCTTCTCGGTTGGATATGGAAACGTTTAAG GATAATCAGTCGCAGAAGCTGGGGCATTATTATTCAGAATTTTTGTGGTTAGGTTCTCCATGGACTtgcaggaaaagaaagaagcattaTGAGTCTTTTTGCAGGAACGGTGTCAAAATTTCA GTTCATGACTTTGTTTATGTCTTAGCTGAGGAGTCTAAACGACTAGTTGCTTACCTGGAAGACCTGTATGAGGATTCAAAAGGGAACAAAATGGTTATGGTACGCTGGTTTCACAAAATTGATGAGGTTGGTATTGTTTTGCCTCACAATTTTAATGacagagagatttttttttctcgttgtCTTCAAGATCTCAGTATCGAATGCATAGATGGATTGGCCATCGTCCTGAGTCCTCAGCATTTCAAGAAGTTCCTAAATGAGGCCGTACGTACTAGGTTCAATCCCTTTGTTTGCTACAAGCAGTTTGACAATGAAGAAGTCACACCCTTTGATATTACTCAAGTTGAAGGATACTGGAGCCAGGAAATTCTTAGGTATTTGACCATTCCTACTTCAAATTATCTGGCAAATTCCCAGCATCCATTCAGTGGCTCGAGAGGGGAAGGAAATGATAATGATGCTAGTAGGATGAGACCTAAGAAGATGCTTCGCCGATCAAAAGACAATGATGGTGTTTGCACTGGCAGCAAAGAATTGTTGACTGCAAGGTATATAAACATGCAAAGCTTTCATACTAGTAGGGTTGATGGCAAAACTGGATATGCCTTTTTGTCCACAGCAGAGGTTATGCAAAATCCTCCTCAAAGTCTAAATGTTAGTTCTGAAGTTGAAGTGCTATCTCAGGACAGTGGGATTAGAGGTTGTTGGTTCAGAGCTTCAATAATTAAGAAGCACAAAGATAAGGTGAAGGTGAGATATCAAGATATTAGCGATGCAGCTAATGAAGCCCAGAAATTAGAG GAATGGGTTTTGGTTTCTAGGGTTGCTGCTCCTGACCAATTGGCTATCCGGATTAGTGGAAGGACTGTTGTCCGGCCCACGCCCCAGTTCAATAAAGGCCAAATGGCATCAGTTGCTGATGTTGGGACTGCTGTAGATGCTTGGTGGAACGATGCTTGGTGGGAAGGCATTGTTGTCCATAAGGAAACTGAAGATAGAATTCATGTTTTCTTCCCAG gagTAAAGAAGGAATCAGTTTTTTGCTGTTCTGACCTGAGACTTTCCCTAGAATGGTTGGGAAATGCGTGGAAACATATCAAGGAAAGGCCAGATATTCTGTCACATTTATCATCCTGCTTGGAAAGAAAGCAAGTAACTTTCATATCTGATGAGAGCAAATTGGCCGAAGTTGCCATTCCTGGTTCCAGGCAGTCAGGAAAGGCCAACCCTGAATGTGGCGATTATCCTTTCGAAAGTAGACTTGATATGAGAAAAGAGGTGAAGGCGCTTCCAGATCTTTCGAAGGATAAGTTGCTTGCCCAATTGAGGTGGAGCTCAATAAAGAAGAGAAGACGTGGTAGTGGGAGTTCTGGCCATAAGATGCATCACAACAATAACGGTGGTCTAAGGTTATCAGAAGTTGTTGGATCCAATGCAGGTGAAAGATTTCTGATTCCAACTTCCTTGAAAGTTGATCACGAGAACTGCAAGTACATGGGGGATTCTCTGTTTACTTGTGCTGTTGTGCAGCCTCTAACAGGCTTGGTTATGTCTAGATGA
- the LOC7488350 gene encoding uncharacterized protein LOC7488350 isoform X2, giving the protein MVERLVIWSPAEMALVGYVSWEEVNVSSDKGRREVKYYLKKNDGGIDLAIIGKEKSLRHMSYYFAISIRSNFYSMTPPVKLKSRREVIDWLNSIVSGSLPHEPSIQAGSLDNSDASRLDMETFKSQKLGHYYSEFLWLGSPWTCRKRKKHYESFCRNGVKISVHDFVYVLAEESKRLVAYLEDLYEDSKGNKMVMVRWFHKIDEVGIVLPHNFNDREIFFSRCLQDLSIECIDGLAIVLSPQHFKKFLNEAVRTRFNPFVCYKQFDNEEVTPFDITQVEGYWSQEILRYLTIPTSNYLANSQHPFSGSRGEGNDNDASRMRPKKMLRRSKDNDGVCTGSKELLTARYINMQSFHTSRVDGKTGYAFLSTAEVMQNPPQSLNVSSEVEVLSQDSGIRGCWFRASIIKKHKDKVKVRYQDISDAANEAQKLEEWVLVSRVAAPDQLAIRISGRTVVRPTPQFNKGQMASVADVGTAVDAWWNDAWWEGIVVHKETEDRIHVFFPGVKKESVFCCSDLRLSLEWLGNAWKHIKERPDILSHLSSCLERKQVTFISDESKLAEVAIPGSRQSGKANPECGDYPFESRLDMRKEVKALPDLSKDKLLAQLRWSSIKKRRRGSGSSGHKMHHNNNGGLRLSEVVGSNAGERFLIPTSLKVDHENCKYMGDSLFTCAVVQPLTGLVMSR; this is encoded by the exons ATGGTGGAGAGGTTGGTGATTTGGTCGCCGGCGGAAATGGCGTTGGTGGGGTACGTGAGCTGGGAGGAGGTGAATGTGTCGAGCGATAAAGGAAGGAGAGAGGTGAAGTATTACCTGAAGAAAAACGACGGTGGAATAGATCTGGCTATTATAGGGAAAGAAAAGAGCTTGAGGCACATGTCTTATTATTTTGCAATTAGTATTCGGTCGAATTTTTATTCCATGACCCCCCCTGTGAAGCTCAAGTCCAGAAGAGAGGTTATTGATTGGCTCAATTCAATTGTTTCAG GTTCACTTCCTCATGAACCCTCCATCCAAGCAGGTTCCTTGGATAACAGTGATGCTTCTCGGTTGGATATGGAAACGTTTAAG TCGCAGAAGCTGGGGCATTATTATTCAGAATTTTTGTGGTTAGGTTCTCCATGGACTtgcaggaaaagaaagaagcattaTGAGTCTTTTTGCAGGAACGGTGTCAAAATTTCA GTTCATGACTTTGTTTATGTCTTAGCTGAGGAGTCTAAACGACTAGTTGCTTACCTGGAAGACCTGTATGAGGATTCAAAAGGGAACAAAATGGTTATGGTACGCTGGTTTCACAAAATTGATGAGGTTGGTATTGTTTTGCCTCACAATTTTAATGacagagagatttttttttctcgttgtCTTCAAGATCTCAGTATCGAATGCATAGATGGATTGGCCATCGTCCTGAGTCCTCAGCATTTCAAGAAGTTCCTAAATGAGGCCGTACGTACTAGGTTCAATCCCTTTGTTTGCTACAAGCAGTTTGACAATGAAGAAGTCACACCCTTTGATATTACTCAAGTTGAAGGATACTGGAGCCAGGAAATTCTTAGGTATTTGACCATTCCTACTTCAAATTATCTGGCAAATTCCCAGCATCCATTCAGTGGCTCGAGAGGGGAAGGAAATGATAATGATGCTAGTAGGATGAGACCTAAGAAGATGCTTCGCCGATCAAAAGACAATGATGGTGTTTGCACTGGCAGCAAAGAATTGTTGACTGCAAGGTATATAAACATGCAAAGCTTTCATACTAGTAGGGTTGATGGCAAAACTGGATATGCCTTTTTGTCCACAGCAGAGGTTATGCAAAATCCTCCTCAAAGTCTAAATGTTAGTTCTGAAGTTGAAGTGCTATCTCAGGACAGTGGGATTAGAGGTTGTTGGTTCAGAGCTTCAATAATTAAGAAGCACAAAGATAAGGTGAAGGTGAGATATCAAGATATTAGCGATGCAGCTAATGAAGCCCAGAAATTAGAG GAATGGGTTTTGGTTTCTAGGGTTGCTGCTCCTGACCAATTGGCTATCCGGATTAGTGGAAGGACTGTTGTCCGGCCCACGCCCCAGTTCAATAAAGGCCAAATGGCATCAGTTGCTGATGTTGGGACTGCTGTAGATGCTTGGTGGAACGATGCTTGGTGGGAAGGCATTGTTGTCCATAAGGAAACTGAAGATAGAATTCATGTTTTCTTCCCAG gagTAAAGAAGGAATCAGTTTTTTGCTGTTCTGACCTGAGACTTTCCCTAGAATGGTTGGGAAATGCGTGGAAACATATCAAGGAAAGGCCAGATATTCTGTCACATTTATCATCCTGCTTGGAAAGAAAGCAAGTAACTTTCATATCTGATGAGAGCAAATTGGCCGAAGTTGCCATTCCTGGTTCCAGGCAGTCAGGAAAGGCCAACCCTGAATGTGGCGATTATCCTTTCGAAAGTAGACTTGATATGAGAAAAGAGGTGAAGGCGCTTCCAGATCTTTCGAAGGATAAGTTGCTTGCCCAATTGAGGTGGAGCTCAATAAAGAAGAGAAGACGTGGTAGTGGGAGTTCTGGCCATAAGATGCATCACAACAATAACGGTGGTCTAAGGTTATCAGAAGTTGTTGGATCCAATGCAGGTGAAAGATTTCTGATTCCAACTTCCTTGAAAGTTGATCACGAGAACTGCAAGTACATGGGGGATTCTCTGTTTACTTGTGCTGTTGTGCAGCCTCTAACAGGCTTGGTTATGTCTAGATGA
- the LOC7488350 gene encoding uncharacterized protein LOC7488350 isoform X5: METFKDNQSQKLGHYYSEFLWLGSPWTCRKRKKHYESFCRNGVKISVHDFVYVLAEESKRLVAYLEDLYEDSKGNKMVMVRWFHKIDEVGIVLPHNFNDREIFFSRCLQDLSIECIDGLAIVLSPQHFKKFLNEAVRTRFNPFVCYKQFDNEEVTPFDITQVEGYWSQEILRYLTIPTSNYLANSQHPFSGSRGEGNDNDASRMRPKKMLRRSKDNDGVCTGSKELLTARYINMQSFHTSRVDGKTGYAFLSTAEVMQNPPQSLNVSSEVEVLSQDSGIRGCWFRASIIKKHKDKVKVRYQDISDAANEAQKLEEWVLVSRVAAPDQLAIRISGRTVVRPTPQFNKGQMASVADVGTAVDAWWNDAWWEGIVVHKETEDRIHVFFPGVKKESVFCCSDLRLSLEWLGNAWKHIKERPDILSHLSSCLERKQVTFISDESKLAEVAIPGSRQSGKANPECGDYPFESRLDMRKEVKALPDLSKDKLLAQLRWSSIKKRRRGSGSSGHKMHHNNNGGLRLSEVVGSNAGERFLIPTSLKVDHENCKYMGDSLFTCAVVQPLTGLVMSR, encoded by the exons ATGGAAACGTTTAAG GATAATCAGTCGCAGAAGCTGGGGCATTATTATTCAGAATTTTTGTGGTTAGGTTCTCCATGGACTtgcaggaaaagaaagaagcattaTGAGTCTTTTTGCAGGAACGGTGTCAAAATTTCA GTTCATGACTTTGTTTATGTCTTAGCTGAGGAGTCTAAACGACTAGTTGCTTACCTGGAAGACCTGTATGAGGATTCAAAAGGGAACAAAATGGTTATGGTACGCTGGTTTCACAAAATTGATGAGGTTGGTATTGTTTTGCCTCACAATTTTAATGacagagagatttttttttctcgttgtCTTCAAGATCTCAGTATCGAATGCATAGATGGATTGGCCATCGTCCTGAGTCCTCAGCATTTCAAGAAGTTCCTAAATGAGGCCGTACGTACTAGGTTCAATCCCTTTGTTTGCTACAAGCAGTTTGACAATGAAGAAGTCACACCCTTTGATATTACTCAAGTTGAAGGATACTGGAGCCAGGAAATTCTTAGGTATTTGACCATTCCTACTTCAAATTATCTGGCAAATTCCCAGCATCCATTCAGTGGCTCGAGAGGGGAAGGAAATGATAATGATGCTAGTAGGATGAGACCTAAGAAGATGCTTCGCCGATCAAAAGACAATGATGGTGTTTGCACTGGCAGCAAAGAATTGTTGACTGCAAGGTATATAAACATGCAAAGCTTTCATACTAGTAGGGTTGATGGCAAAACTGGATATGCCTTTTTGTCCACAGCAGAGGTTATGCAAAATCCTCCTCAAAGTCTAAATGTTAGTTCTGAAGTTGAAGTGCTATCTCAGGACAGTGGGATTAGAGGTTGTTGGTTCAGAGCTTCAATAATTAAGAAGCACAAAGATAAGGTGAAGGTGAGATATCAAGATATTAGCGATGCAGCTAATGAAGCCCAGAAATTAGAG GAATGGGTTTTGGTTTCTAGGGTTGCTGCTCCTGACCAATTGGCTATCCGGATTAGTGGAAGGACTGTTGTCCGGCCCACGCCCCAGTTCAATAAAGGCCAAATGGCATCAGTTGCTGATGTTGGGACTGCTGTAGATGCTTGGTGGAACGATGCTTGGTGGGAAGGCATTGTTGTCCATAAGGAAACTGAAGATAGAATTCATGTTTTCTTCCCAG gagTAAAGAAGGAATCAGTTTTTTGCTGTTCTGACCTGAGACTTTCCCTAGAATGGTTGGGAAATGCGTGGAAACATATCAAGGAAAGGCCAGATATTCTGTCACATTTATCATCCTGCTTGGAAAGAAAGCAAGTAACTTTCATATCTGATGAGAGCAAATTGGCCGAAGTTGCCATTCCTGGTTCCAGGCAGTCAGGAAAGGCCAACCCTGAATGTGGCGATTATCCTTTCGAAAGTAGACTTGATATGAGAAAAGAGGTGAAGGCGCTTCCAGATCTTTCGAAGGATAAGTTGCTTGCCCAATTGAGGTGGAGCTCAATAAAGAAGAGAAGACGTGGTAGTGGGAGTTCTGGCCATAAGATGCATCACAACAATAACGGTGGTCTAAGGTTATCAGAAGTTGTTGGATCCAATGCAGGTGAAAGATTTCTGATTCCAACTTCCTTGAAAGTTGATCACGAGAACTGCAAGTACATGGGGGATTCTCTGTTTACTTGTGCTGTTGTGCAGCCTCTAACAGGCTTGGTTATGTCTAGATGA
- the LOC7488350 gene encoding uncharacterized protein LOC7488350 isoform X6 has protein sequence METFKSQKLGHYYSEFLWLGSPWTCRKRKKHYESFCRNGVKISVHDFVYVLAEESKRLVAYLEDLYEDSKGNKMVMVRWFHKIDEVGIVLPHNFNDREIFFSRCLQDLSIECIDGLAIVLSPQHFKKFLNEAVRTRFNPFVCYKQFDNEEVTPFDITQVEGYWSQEILRYLTIPTSNYLANSQHPFSGSRGEGNDNDASRMRPKKMLRRSKDNDGVCTGSKELLTARYINMQSFHTSRVDGKTGYAFLSTAEVMQNPPQSLNVSSEVEVLSQDSGIRGCWFRASIIKKHKDKVKVRYQDISDAANEAQKLEEWVLVSRVAAPDQLAIRISGRTVVRPTPQFNKGQMASVADVGTAVDAWWNDAWWEGIVVHKETEDRIHVFFPGVKKESVFCCSDLRLSLEWLGNAWKHIKERPDILSHLSSCLERKQVTFISDESKLAEVAIPGSRQSGKANPECGDYPFESRLDMRKEVKALPDLSKDKLLAQLRWSSIKKRRRGSGSSGHKMHHNNNGGLRLSEVVGSNAGERFLIPTSLKVDHENCKYMGDSLFTCAVVQPLTGLVMSR, from the exons ATGGAAACGTTTAAG TCGCAGAAGCTGGGGCATTATTATTCAGAATTTTTGTGGTTAGGTTCTCCATGGACTtgcaggaaaagaaagaagcattaTGAGTCTTTTTGCAGGAACGGTGTCAAAATTTCA GTTCATGACTTTGTTTATGTCTTAGCTGAGGAGTCTAAACGACTAGTTGCTTACCTGGAAGACCTGTATGAGGATTCAAAAGGGAACAAAATGGTTATGGTACGCTGGTTTCACAAAATTGATGAGGTTGGTATTGTTTTGCCTCACAATTTTAATGacagagagatttttttttctcgttgtCTTCAAGATCTCAGTATCGAATGCATAGATGGATTGGCCATCGTCCTGAGTCCTCAGCATTTCAAGAAGTTCCTAAATGAGGCCGTACGTACTAGGTTCAATCCCTTTGTTTGCTACAAGCAGTTTGACAATGAAGAAGTCACACCCTTTGATATTACTCAAGTTGAAGGATACTGGAGCCAGGAAATTCTTAGGTATTTGACCATTCCTACTTCAAATTATCTGGCAAATTCCCAGCATCCATTCAGTGGCTCGAGAGGGGAAGGAAATGATAATGATGCTAGTAGGATGAGACCTAAGAAGATGCTTCGCCGATCAAAAGACAATGATGGTGTTTGCACTGGCAGCAAAGAATTGTTGACTGCAAGGTATATAAACATGCAAAGCTTTCATACTAGTAGGGTTGATGGCAAAACTGGATATGCCTTTTTGTCCACAGCAGAGGTTATGCAAAATCCTCCTCAAAGTCTAAATGTTAGTTCTGAAGTTGAAGTGCTATCTCAGGACAGTGGGATTAGAGGTTGTTGGTTCAGAGCTTCAATAATTAAGAAGCACAAAGATAAGGTGAAGGTGAGATATCAAGATATTAGCGATGCAGCTAATGAAGCCCAGAAATTAGAG GAATGGGTTTTGGTTTCTAGGGTTGCTGCTCCTGACCAATTGGCTATCCGGATTAGTGGAAGGACTGTTGTCCGGCCCACGCCCCAGTTCAATAAAGGCCAAATGGCATCAGTTGCTGATGTTGGGACTGCTGTAGATGCTTGGTGGAACGATGCTTGGTGGGAAGGCATTGTTGTCCATAAGGAAACTGAAGATAGAATTCATGTTTTCTTCCCAG gagTAAAGAAGGAATCAGTTTTTTGCTGTTCTGACCTGAGACTTTCCCTAGAATGGTTGGGAAATGCGTGGAAACATATCAAGGAAAGGCCAGATATTCTGTCACATTTATCATCCTGCTTGGAAAGAAAGCAAGTAACTTTCATATCTGATGAGAGCAAATTGGCCGAAGTTGCCATTCCTGGTTCCAGGCAGTCAGGAAAGGCCAACCCTGAATGTGGCGATTATCCTTTCGAAAGTAGACTTGATATGAGAAAAGAGGTGAAGGCGCTTCCAGATCTTTCGAAGGATAAGTTGCTTGCCCAATTGAGGTGGAGCTCAATAAAGAAGAGAAGACGTGGTAGTGGGAGTTCTGGCCATAAGATGCATCACAACAATAACGGTGGTCTAAGGTTATCAGAAGTTGTTGGATCCAATGCAGGTGAAAGATTTCTGATTCCAACTTCCTTGAAAGTTGATCACGAGAACTGCAAGTACATGGGGGATTCTCTGTTTACTTGTGCTGTTGTGCAGCCTCTAACAGGCTTGGTTATGTCTAGATGA
- the LOC7488350 gene encoding uncharacterized protein LOC7488350 isoform X3: protein MAMSIIFYTSSLPHEPSIQAGSLDNSDASRLDMETFKDNQSQKLGHYYSEFLWLGSPWTCRKRKKHYESFCRNGVKISVHDFVYVLAEESKRLVAYLEDLYEDSKGNKMVMVRWFHKIDEVGIVLPHNFNDREIFFSRCLQDLSIECIDGLAIVLSPQHFKKFLNEAVRTRFNPFVCYKQFDNEEVTPFDITQVEGYWSQEILRYLTIPTSNYLANSQHPFSGSRGEGNDNDASRMRPKKMLRRSKDNDGVCTGSKELLTARYINMQSFHTSRVDGKTGYAFLSTAEVMQNPPQSLNVSSEVEVLSQDSGIRGCWFRASIIKKHKDKVKVRYQDISDAANEAQKLEEWVLVSRVAAPDQLAIRISGRTVVRPTPQFNKGQMASVADVGTAVDAWWNDAWWEGIVVHKETEDRIHVFFPGVKKESVFCCSDLRLSLEWLGNAWKHIKERPDILSHLSSCLERKQVTFISDESKLAEVAIPGSRQSGKANPECGDYPFESRLDMRKEVKALPDLSKDKLLAQLRWSSIKKRRRGSGSSGHKMHHNNNGGLRLSEVVGSNAGERFLIPTSLKVDHENCKYMGDSLFTCAVVQPLTGLVMSR from the exons ATGGCCATGTCTATCATATTTTACACAA GTTCACTTCCTCATGAACCCTCCATCCAAGCAGGTTCCTTGGATAACAGTGATGCTTCTCGGTTGGATATGGAAACGTTTAAG GATAATCAGTCGCAGAAGCTGGGGCATTATTATTCAGAATTTTTGTGGTTAGGTTCTCCATGGACTtgcaggaaaagaaagaagcattaTGAGTCTTTTTGCAGGAACGGTGTCAAAATTTCA GTTCATGACTTTGTTTATGTCTTAGCTGAGGAGTCTAAACGACTAGTTGCTTACCTGGAAGACCTGTATGAGGATTCAAAAGGGAACAAAATGGTTATGGTACGCTGGTTTCACAAAATTGATGAGGTTGGTATTGTTTTGCCTCACAATTTTAATGacagagagatttttttttctcgttgtCTTCAAGATCTCAGTATCGAATGCATAGATGGATTGGCCATCGTCCTGAGTCCTCAGCATTTCAAGAAGTTCCTAAATGAGGCCGTACGTACTAGGTTCAATCCCTTTGTTTGCTACAAGCAGTTTGACAATGAAGAAGTCACACCCTTTGATATTACTCAAGTTGAAGGATACTGGAGCCAGGAAATTCTTAGGTATTTGACCATTCCTACTTCAAATTATCTGGCAAATTCCCAGCATCCATTCAGTGGCTCGAGAGGGGAAGGAAATGATAATGATGCTAGTAGGATGAGACCTAAGAAGATGCTTCGCCGATCAAAAGACAATGATGGTGTTTGCACTGGCAGCAAAGAATTGTTGACTGCAAGGTATATAAACATGCAAAGCTTTCATACTAGTAGGGTTGATGGCAAAACTGGATATGCCTTTTTGTCCACAGCAGAGGTTATGCAAAATCCTCCTCAAAGTCTAAATGTTAGTTCTGAAGTTGAAGTGCTATCTCAGGACAGTGGGATTAGAGGTTGTTGGTTCAGAGCTTCAATAATTAAGAAGCACAAAGATAAGGTGAAGGTGAGATATCAAGATATTAGCGATGCAGCTAATGAAGCCCAGAAATTAGAG GAATGGGTTTTGGTTTCTAGGGTTGCTGCTCCTGACCAATTGGCTATCCGGATTAGTGGAAGGACTGTTGTCCGGCCCACGCCCCAGTTCAATAAAGGCCAAATGGCATCAGTTGCTGATGTTGGGACTGCTGTAGATGCTTGGTGGAACGATGCTTGGTGGGAAGGCATTGTTGTCCATAAGGAAACTGAAGATAGAATTCATGTTTTCTTCCCAG gagTAAAGAAGGAATCAGTTTTTTGCTGTTCTGACCTGAGACTTTCCCTAGAATGGTTGGGAAATGCGTGGAAACATATCAAGGAAAGGCCAGATATTCTGTCACATTTATCATCCTGCTTGGAAAGAAAGCAAGTAACTTTCATATCTGATGAGAGCAAATTGGCCGAAGTTGCCATTCCTGGTTCCAGGCAGTCAGGAAAGGCCAACCCTGAATGTGGCGATTATCCTTTCGAAAGTAGACTTGATATGAGAAAAGAGGTGAAGGCGCTTCCAGATCTTTCGAAGGATAAGTTGCTTGCCCAATTGAGGTGGAGCTCAATAAAGAAGAGAAGACGTGGTAGTGGGAGTTCTGGCCATAAGATGCATCACAACAATAACGGTGGTCTAAGGTTATCAGAAGTTGTTGGATCCAATGCAGGTGAAAGATTTCTGATTCCAACTTCCTTGAAAGTTGATCACGAGAACTGCAAGTACATGGGGGATTCTCTGTTTACTTGTGCTGTTGTGCAGCCTCTAACAGGCTTGGTTATGTCTAGATGA